Proteins found in one Zea mays cultivar B73 chromosome 1, Zm-B73-REFERENCE-NAM-5.0, whole genome shotgun sequence genomic segment:
- the LOC100272841 gene encoding putative ARM repeat-containing protein, with protein MSFGSCPAVAGGATAEELLERARGLVPPALAAARAATGFGGRWKAIAARLGRLPQCLSDLSSHPCFSKNSLCRELLQSVAATLAEAAELGARCHEPPKAGKLQMQSDLDALAGKLDLNLRDCSLLVKTGVLSDATVPAAPAETASAAGAQVDVRELLARLQIGHAEAKHRAVDGLLDALREDEKSVLSALGRGNVAALVQLLTATTPKVREKAATVLCLLAESGSCEGLLVSEGALPPLIRLAESGSLVGREKAVITLQRLSMSADIARAIVGHSGFRALIDMCQTGDSITQSAASGALKNISAVPEVRQALAEEGVVRVMINILDSGVVLGSKEYAAECLQNLTSSNDNLRRAVVSEGGLRSLLAYLDGPLPQEPPVAALRNLVTVVPPDSLVSLCVLPRLAHVLRDGSVGAQQAAAATICKVSGSMDMKRLVGEHGCVLLLVRLLEAKSNGAREAAAQAVASLMGCPANARDVKKDEKSVPNLVQLLDPSPQNTAKKYAISCLLALSASKRCKKLMVSHGAIGYLKKLSEKDVAGARKLLEKLDRGRLRSLFSRK; from the coding sequence ATGAGCTTTGGGAGCTGTCCGGCCGTGGCCGGGGGCGCGACGGCAGAGGAGCTGCTTGAACGGGCGCGGGGGCTGGTGCCACCCGCCCTGGCCGCTGCGCGCGCGGCCACTGGCTTCGGTGGGCGGTGGAAGGCTATCGCAGCGAGGCTGGGGAGGCTGCCGCAGTGCCTGTCGGACCTGTCTAGCCACCCCTGCTTCTCCAAGAACTCGCTCTGTCGGGAGCTGTTGCAGTCGGTGGCTGCAACGCTAGCGGAGGCCGCCGAGCTCGGTGCGCGCTGCCACGAGCCTCCGAAGGCGGggaagctgcagatgcagagcgaCCTCGACGCGCTGGCCGGGAAGCTGGATCTCAACCTCAGGGATTGCTCTCTTCTTGTCAAGACTGGTGTGTTGTCTGACGCGACGGTTCCCGCGGCCCCGGCTGAGACAGCGTCGGCTGCTGGCGCACAGGTGGACGTGCGGGAGCTGCTTGCCAGGCTGCAGATTGGGCACGCAGAGGCGAAGCACCGGGCTGTGGATGGCCTGCTCGATGCTCTGCGCGAGGACGAGAAGAGCGTGCTGTCGGCGCTCGGCCGTGGCAACGTGGCCGCACTCGTGCAGCTGCTCACGGCGACGACACCCAAGGTTAGGGAGAAGGCCGCCACTGTTTTGTGCTTGCTCGCCGAGTCTGGCAGCTGCGAGGGCTTACTGGTGTCAGAAGGCGCGCTGCCACCGCTCATCCGGCTGGCTGAGTCCGGTAGCCTTGTTGGGCGGGAGAAGGCCGTCATCACGCTGCAGCGGCTGTCCATGTCGGCCGACATTGCCCGTGCGATCGTCGGCCACAGCGGCTTCCGCGCTCTCATCGACATGTGCCAGACCGGGGACTCGATCACACAGTCCGCCGCGTCGGGAGCGCTCAAGAACATCTCTGCGGTGCCAGAAGTCCGGCAAGCGCTGGCCGAGGAAGGCGTGGTGCGAGTCATGATCAACATCCTCGACTCCGGCGTCGTTCTCGGCTCCAAGGAGTACGCCGCGGAGTGCCTGCAGAACCTCACGTCAAGCAACGACAACCTGCGGCGCGCCGTCGTGTCCGAGGGCGGCCTCCGTAGCCTGCTCGCCTACCTCGACGGGCCACTGCCGCAGGAGCCACCCGTGGCCGCGCTCCGGAACCTGGTCACCGTTGTCCCACCTGACAGCCTGGTGTCACTTTGCGTGCTCCCGCGCCTCGCACACGTGCTCCGCGACGGTTCCGTGGGTGCCCAGCAGGCTGCCGCGGCGACCATCTGCAAGGTCTCCGGCAGCATGGACATGAAGCGGCTGGTGGGCGAGCACGGGTGCGTCCTGCTCCTGGTGCGCCTGCTGGAGGCCAAGTCGAACGGCGCTCGCGAGGCCGCGGCGCAGGCGGTGGCGAGCCTGATGGGGTGCCCCGCGAACGCGAGGGACGTCAAGAAGGACGAGAAGAGCGTGCCCAACCTGGTGCAGCTGCTGGACCCGAGCCCCCAGAACACGgccaagaagtacgccatctcctGCCTGCTGGCGCTTTCGGCGAGCAAGCGGTGCAAGAAGCTGATGGTCTCTCACGGCGCCATCGGGTACCTGAAGAAGCTCTCGGAGAAGGACGTGGCCGGCGCGAGGAAGCTGCTCGAGAAGCTGGACCGCGGTAGGCTTCGCAGCCTGTTCAGCAGGAAGTAG